One Deefgea tanakiae genomic region harbors:
- the rsmI gene encoding 16S rRNA (cytidine(1402)-2'-O)-methyltransferase produces the protein MHNPDIHVSKSSLYVVATPIGNWGDMTARAIAVLHAADVIAAEDTRVTGQLLKQYGISTPMISVREHNERAMAEKLIARLAAGETVAQVSDAGTPAVSDPGAVLAAAVHAAGFKVIPIPGASALTTALSASGFTCAHSLFYGFLPPKTKQRCDELTLLKNSTYITVFYEAPHRIADCVADMAEVFGEEREAVLCRELTKTFETIRRGTLAELAEWIKNDPNQQKGESVVVVNAAPPAEKDESNAHDQVLVPLVAELPVKQAVALAQAITGAPRNALYERALELKKAVQS, from the coding sequence GTGCATAACCCTGATATCCATGTCAGTAAGTCTTCATTATATGTTGTTGCCACGCCAATCGGTAATTGGGGTGATATGACCGCGCGCGCGATTGCTGTTTTGCATGCCGCCGATGTGATTGCCGCTGAAGACACGCGCGTCACTGGGCAACTATTAAAGCAATATGGCATCAGTACGCCGATGATCTCGGTTCGAGAACACAATGAACGCGCAATGGCCGAAAAACTCATAGCGCGTCTCGCCGCTGGTGAAACTGTAGCCCAAGTTTCCGATGCTGGCACGCCGGCGGTTTCTGACCCTGGCGCAGTATTGGCGGCAGCCGTTCATGCTGCGGGATTTAAAGTCATCCCTATTCCTGGCGCATCAGCTTTGACGACCGCGCTGTCAGCGAGTGGCTTCACTTGTGCCCACAGTTTGTTCTATGGCTTTTTACCACCAAAAACGAAGCAACGCTGTGATGAACTCACATTACTCAAAAATTCAACATACATCACCGTATTTTACGAAGCGCCACATCGCATTGCCGATTGCGTCGCCGATATGGCCGAAGTATTTGGCGAGGAGCGTGAAGCCGTACTGTGTCGTGAACTCACTAAGACTTTTGAGACCATCCGCCGCGGCACTTTAGCAGAACTCGCGGAATGGATTAAGAACGACCCGAACCAACAAAAGGGTGAGTCTGTGGTCGTCGTCAATGCAGCCCCTCCTGCTGAAAAAGACGAGTCGAATGCGCACGACCAAGTGCTGGTTCCGCTGGTAGCAGAGCTGCCCGTCAAACAAGCGGTTGCACTCGCACAAGCAATAACCGGCGCACCACGTAATGCGTTGTATGAGCGCGCGCTCGAGTTAAAAAAAGCCGTTCAATCATAA
- a CDS encoding penicillin-binding protein activator, with translation MHAKFLLTQFWAVVSWFRVFAIVSAVLYGALALTTTTARATDASAVAEAAKPSPLMALILPSKSKSFKAASDAIRAGVLAGERVHGGAGLPVVRVYPTDDKEENVVTAYHQAVLDGAVVVIGPLTKSAMNYLSDSTPLTVPVLALNSFDETTLQQANLYSFSLSVEAEAAQVAQLMLQNQSARPMVLQVNDALSQRMSQGFVQEWRKLNQIEPLVLTVADARRDAAQLREQMKEGNVDVIFLAMDGKTARMVRPYVGSGLAIYGTSQIDSSRLGRTALVDLTGIKFVDMPWIGMPDTDGFDLYNRTRSQSNDVERLFAMGIDAWRIGAQLQMGTQNTMAIEGVTGVLTVGDDRIIKRNMITRTLSLN, from the coding sequence ATGCACGCCAAATTTCTCCTTACCCAATTTTGGGCTGTTGTGTCGTGGTTTCGCGTTTTTGCGATCGTGAGCGCCGTACTATACGGTGCGTTGGCTCTTACGACCACTACCGCACGTGCGACAGATGCGAGTGCGGTGGCAGAAGCTGCTAAGCCAAGCCCATTAATGGCACTTATTTTACCTTCAAAGTCGAAGTCATTTAAGGCCGCGAGCGATGCGATTCGGGCTGGTGTTTTAGCGGGCGAGCGTGTGCATGGTGGTGCTGGACTGCCTGTGGTGCGTGTTTATCCAACAGATGATAAAGAAGAAAATGTCGTCACCGCCTACCATCAAGCTGTTTTAGACGGTGCAGTGGTGGTGATTGGCCCATTAACAAAATCGGCGATGAATTATCTATCGGATAGCACTCCATTGACCGTGCCTGTCTTGGCGCTTAATAGTTTTGATGAAACGACTTTGCAACAAGCCAATTTATATAGTTTTAGCTTGTCGGTTGAAGCAGAGGCGGCCCAAGTGGCGCAACTGATGTTGCAAAATCAATCGGCTCGCCCAATGGTGCTGCAGGTGAATGATGCTTTGAGCCAAAGAATGTCGCAGGGCTTTGTGCAGGAATGGCGCAAATTAAATCAAATCGAACCGCTGGTGCTCACGGTCGCGGATGCCCGTAGGGATGCCGCCCAATTGCGTGAACAAATGAAAGAGGGCAATGTAGATGTCATCTTCCTTGCGATGGATGGCAAAACTGCGCGCATGGTTCGCCCTTATGTGGGGAGTGGTTTAGCCATTTACGGTACGAGCCAGATTGATTCGAGCCGCTTAGGCCGTACGGCCTTGGTGGATTTAACCGGCATTAAATTTGTCGATATGCCGTGGATTGGCATGCCAGATACCGATGGCTTTGATTTATATAATCGCACCCGCAGCCAGTCTAATGATGTTGAGCGTTTATTTGCGATGGGGATTGATGCTTGGCGCATTGGTGCTCAATTGCAGATGGGAACACAGAATACGATGGCGATTGAAGGGGTAACTGGGGTATTGACTGTGGGTGATGATCGCATCATCAAGCGCAATATGATTACCCGCACCCTGAGTTTAAATTAA
- a CDS encoding YraN family protein: MNGLGAAAEQRAADFIVAQGLKLITRNWRCRFGEIDLIAKDGKTLIFIEVRSRSSPNFGGAASSIQRSKQEKLIRTAQLYLQTLSPLPPCRFDAICIDGDDLVWLKDCIQAN; this comes from the coding sequence ATGAATGGGCTTGGTGCGGCAGCAGAGCAGCGTGCCGCCGACTTCATTGTGGCACAAGGCTTAAAGCTGATTACACGCAACTGGCGCTGTCGTTTTGGCGAAATTGATTTAATCGCTAAAGACGGTAAAACATTGATCTTTATCGAGGTTCGCTCTCGTAGCAGTCCCAATTTTGGCGGTGCTGCCAGTAGTATTCAGCGTAGTAAACAAGAAAAGTTAATCCGAACTGCGCAGCTGTATTTGCAAACACTTTCGCCACTACCACCGTGTAGGTTTGATGCAATTTGTATTGATGGTGATGATTTGGTCTGGCTAAAAGATTGTATCCAAGCCAATTAG